In Dictyoglomus sp. NZ13-RE01, the genomic stretch CGCAGCAAGGGCTGTAAGAGAGTTAGGTATGCAACATAAAGTAATTGTAGGAGGAAGTGCTATTCCATCGACTGCAGTTGATTATTTGAGAGATGGATCTATGGATTGGGCTCAGCTTTGGGATCCTAAGGAGGCAGGTTACATGATGGTATATATTGCAAAATTAATGATGGATAAAAAACAAATTGTTTCTGGATTAGAAATTCCAAATTTAGGTCCTATCAAGGTAGATGGAAAGGTTATTAGTGTAAATAGAATTAAATTAATGAGAACAGCTACTGATGCTAAGAAGTTAGGATTCTAAGTGTATAGTTTATAATTATCTAATACTTTTGGGATGGGGGTTCTCCCCATCCCAATTAATTCCAGGAGGAGATAAAGTGAATGAAACTTTTTTGGAAGTAAAAAATATAAATAAGAGCTACGGTGGAGTTATTGCTCTTTCCAATGTAGATCTTGATATTAAAAAAGGTGAGATCCACTGCTTAGTAGGAGAAAATGGCTCTGGAAAAAGTACGCTTGTAAAAATTATTACTGGTGTGGTAGAACCTGAATTAGGCGGGGAAATAATTATTGAAGGAGTAAAATTTTCTAAGCTTACACCTCTTGAAGCATTTAAAAGAGGTATTCAAGTAGTTCATCAAGATTTCTCTCTTTTTCCTAACTTATCAGTAGCAGAAAATATATCAATAGCTCAATATATAAAACACTCGAAGGTTATTCATTGGAATAGAATGAAAAAAATTGCAAAAGAGACTCTGGATAAATTAGAAATAAATCTTCCCATAGATGCCCTTGTAGGCTCATTGCCAATTGCTGAACAACAGTTAATTGCTATTTGTAGAGCTTTAGCCAGTGAAGCCAAATTAATCATAATGGACGAACCTACTTCTTCTTTAACAAGAGAGGAAGTAATACATTTATTCAACATCTTAAGAACTTTGAAAGAAAAGGGAATTTCTATTTTATTTATTAGTCATAAATTAGATGAAATTTTGGAAATTGGAGAAAGAATTACAATATTAAGAGATGGAAAGAAAATAGCTACGATAAATATAAATGAGGCTAGTAAACAGAAATTAACATATCTGATGACAGGGAAAGAAATCTTTTATCAAAAATATTTTTATAAACCTAATAATAAAGAAATTGTATTAGAAGTTAAAAATTTGTCTAAAAAGGGACAATATAAGAATATCAGTTTTAAACTTTATAAAGGGGAAGTATTAGGAATAGTAGGTCCATTAGGCTCAGGAAAAACCGAACTTGCCCTTTCTCTTTTTGGTATGAATCCTCCTAACAGTGGAGAGATTTACATAAAGGGGAAATTTGTAGAGTTAAAGTCAAACATAGACGCAATAAATCAAGGAATAGGATATATTCCTGAGGATAGACTAAATCAGGGATTAGTTTTAAACCAATCCATAGAAAACAATATTTCTATTACTATTCTAAAGAAACTATTAAATCGCCTTAAATTGATAGACTCTTTAAGAAAAAAGGAAATAACAAAAGAAGCTATAAGGAAATTCAATATTAAAACCCCATCAATCAAAATTCCAGTTAAAAATCTTTCCGGAGGAAATCAACAAAAAGTTGTTATTGCTAAGTGGTTCTTGATTCAGCCTCAAATTCTTATTATGGATAGCCCTACCATAGGAATAGATGTCTTAGCTAAGAATAGTATTTATGAAACTATTAGGGAACTAGCTTCTCATGGTGTTAGTATAATACTTATTTCTGAAGAGATTCCAGAGGTTCTTAATAACTGTAATCGTATTTTAGTTATGAGAAAAGGGAAGATTATGGGAGAATTTTTGAGT encodes the following:
- a CDS encoding lipase, which codes for MPGGDKVNETFLEVKNINKSYGGVIALSNVDLDIKKGEIHCLVGENGSGKSTLVKIITGVVEPELGGEIIIEGVKFSKLTPLEAFKRGIQVVHQDFSLFPNLSVAENISIAQYIKHSKVIHWNRMKKIAKETLDKLEINLPIDALVGSLPIAEQQLIAICRALASEAKLIIMDEPTSSLTREEVIHLFNILRTLKEKGISILFISHKLDEILEIGERITILRDGKKIATININEASKQKLTYLMTGKEIFYQKYFYKPNNKEIVLEVKNLSKKGQYKNISFKLYKGEVLGIVGPLGSGKTELALSLFGMNPPNSGEIYIKGKFVELKSNIDAINQGIGYIPEDRLNQGLVLNQSIENNISITILKKLLNRLKLIDSLRKKEITKEAIRKFNIKTPSIKIPVKNLSGGNQQKVVIAKWFLIQPQILIMDSPTIGIDVLAKNSIYETIRELASHGVSIILISEEIPEVLNNCNRILVMRKGKIMGEFLSEKMTEEELYQKVWSKEIEVSIS